A single region of the Brassica rapa cultivar Chiifu-401-42 chromosome A03, CAAS_Brap_v3.01, whole genome shotgun sequence genome encodes:
- the LOC103855735 gene encoding oleosin 16 kDa-like, which translates to MNVYRTVHVDFHKVLHKIPFSSHQQTTTIQLHISAGYQKMFEIIQAAITGGAALALLVLAGITLGGSAVGLAVTTPLFVIFSPILVPATIATAFLATGFTASGSIGAMAITIFMWLFKKITGKNPPKIPFLTPKNPTTEGGEKEDKKKGKGKKG; encoded by the exons ATGAATGTGTACCGTACCGTTCACGTAGACTTCCACAAAGTTCTTCATAAAATCCCCTTTTCTTCCCACCAACAAACCACAACCATTCAATTACATATCTCCGCCGGTTATCAAAAGATGTTTGAGATTATTCAGGCGGCTATCACCGGTGGGGCTGCATTAGCTCTCTTGGTACTCGCCGGTATAACCCTTGGCGGCTCAGCCGTGGGATTAGCCGTAACGACGCCGCTTTTTGTCATTTTCAGTCCGATTCTCGTGCCAGCAACTATAGCCACCGCTTTTCTAGCTACGGGTTTCACGGCCTCCGGCTCCATCGGTGCCATGGCTATCACCATCTTCATGTGGCTCTTCaa GAAAATAACGGGGAAGAACCCGCCAAAAATTCcatttttgaccccaaaaaaTCCAACTACGGAAGGGGGAGAAaaggaggataaaaaaaaaggaaaaggaaaaaaaggatGA
- the LOC103855734 gene encoding oleosin-B1 isoform X1, which yields MGLLKKKHPKHSKPTLRGFLTAVLATHAAVFLLVLAGLSLSGTAVAFIATMPLFVVFSPVLVPAGITTGLLAMGLAASGGSGLTALSIISWLYNQLYVGNLRLRSCPNIRSNARHRITRRP from the exons ATGGGGTTGTTGAAGAAAAAacacccgaaacattcaaagcCGACGTTGAGGGGTTTCTTAACGGCGGTTTTAGCTACACATGCTGCAGTATTCCTCTTGGTTCTTGCCGGTTTATCTCTCTCTGGCACAGCCGTGGCATTTATCGCCACTATGCCGCTATTCGTCGTATTTAGTCCGGTTCTCGTACCAGCGGGTATTACCACTGGTTTGCTAGCTATGGGTTTAGCCGCCTCGGGTGGCTCCGGTTTGACGGCCCTCAGCATCATCTCGTGGCTCTACAA TCAATTATATGTAGGAAATTTACGGTTAAGGAGCTGCCCAAACATCAGGTCTAACGCTCGTCACAG gaTCACCAGACGACCGTGA
- the LOC103855734 gene encoding oleosin-B1 isoform X2 has protein sequence MGLLKKKHPKHSKPTLRGFLTAVLATHAAVFLLVLAGLSLSGTAVAFIATMPLFVVFSPVLVPAGITTGLLAMGLAASGGSGLTALSIISWLYKKFTVKELPKHQV, from the exons ATGGGGTTGTTGAAGAAAAAacacccgaaacattcaaagcCGACGTTGAGGGGTTTCTTAACGGCGGTTTTAGCTACACATGCTGCAGTATTCCTCTTGGTTCTTGCCGGTTTATCTCTCTCTGGCACAGCCGTGGCATTTATCGCCACTATGCCGCTATTCGTCGTATTTAGTCCGGTTCTCGTACCAGCGGGTATTACCACTGGTTTGCTAGCTATGGGTTTAGCCGCCTCGGGTGGCTCCGGTTTGACGGCCCTCAGCATCATCTCGTGGCTCTACAA GAAATTTACGGTTAAGGAGCTGCCCAAACATCAGGTCTAA